The DNA region TTTTGAAAAAGGGTTAGATACTGTAGTAGGACGTGACGGCATCAAACTTTCTGGTGGACAGAGACAACGTATAGCTATTGCAAGAATGATTGTGGCTGATCCAAAAATAGCAATTTTAGATGAGTCAACATCTGCTCTTGATGTACATACTGAAGCCAATCTTTATGAGGCACTTGAGCCATTTTTTGAAAAACGTACAACTATTATGATCGCACACAGGTTAAGTACTATTCGCAAAGCAGACTATATTTATGTTCTAGAAAAAGGGCGCATTGTAGAAGAGGGTACACACGAAGAGCTTTTAAAAGAGGAGGGTGTTTATATGGGATATATTCAACAGTCAGGAGCTTGTAATGGAGTTGTTTGATGCATTAATTTTAGGCATAGTAGAAGGAATTACAGAGTTTTTACCTGTCTCATCAACAGGTCACCTTATTTTAGCTTCAAGCCTTTTAGGAATTGAGCAGACAGATGTCCATAAAACATTTGAAGTTGTTATTCAACTGGGTTCTATTCTTGCAGTAATCTTTGCTTTTAAAGATAAAATTTTTCATAGCTTGGAGCTTTGGAAACGTCTTATTGTCGGATTTATTCCTACGGCTGTACTTGGTTTAACTTTGTATAAGATTATCAAGTCTCTATTTGCTCCTGAAACAGTTGCTTATATGCTTGTAATTGGTGGTGTAATTTTTATTTTGGTTGAACTCTTTTATAAAGAGAAAGAGCATCATATTGGGTCAGTGGAACAGATCAGTTACAAACAAGCCTTTCTCATTGGTCTTTTTCAATCTATGGCAATGGTTCCAGGTACTTCTCGATCAGGTGCTACTATAATAGGTGGAATTTTAATAGGTTTGAAGAGAAAGACCGCAACAGAGTTTAGTTTTTTACTTGCTGTACCTACAATGTTGGCGGCAACTGCATATGATATACTCAAACACCATAGTGAGTTTGATTTTTCTCAAGCTCAGGCACTTGGCGTTGGTTTTGTAACCGCTTTTATTGTAGCATTAGCTA from Hydrogenimonas thermophila includes:
- a CDS encoding undecaprenyl-diphosphate phosphatase produces the protein MELFDALILGIVEGITEFLPVSSTGHLILASSLLGIEQTDVHKTFEVVIQLGSILAVIFAFKDKIFHSLELWKRLIVGFIPTAVLGLTLYKIIKSLFAPETVAYMLVIGGVIFILVELFYKEKEHHIGSVEQISYKQAFLIGLFQSMAMVPGTSRSGATIIGGILIGLKRKTATEFSFLLAVPTMLAATAYDILKHHSEFDFSQAQALGVGFVTAFIVALAIIKWFLSFVKKHSFIPFGIYRIVVGLIFLGVVL